A part of Lagopus muta isolate bLagMut1 chromosome 26, bLagMut1 primary, whole genome shotgun sequence genomic DNA contains:
- the SUGP2 gene encoding SURP and G-patch domain-containing protein 2 isoform X1 has translation MASRRITRETFDAAVQDKVKRYRAERGGAAREAMRRFKAHSRPVPRPRYEDSFHDDGRYDDAQHHSHDDWTENPRDEYPGPSYRPASPLIRKANYYHEQFGHPASRDREYGHPAARDREYGRPASHGREYGHPLPRDREYGGLASHDQDYGHPDSWEATGPHETDFSSTDILGDFRSPGLMEDEYGNMESQEYDVDFGIQSDSEFRPPIRRGSIGRGRALRGRRITRGTIKAKLFKGDIKTPLKKWNTKKLQPGPDQKPPVQPDQMAETADRSNQRPVAIQHPSQKLPPQPNQRPAMAAPRPILRLPKPAHVFRNLNFELVDKSDIFSTFGVQIIKWAGFHTIKNDAEFSRLFGALFELETETCAKMLASFKCSLKPEHRDYCFFTIKSLQHAALKTPKVDNEFLNMLLDKGAVKTKNCFFEIIKPFDKYIMRLQDRLLKGVTPLLMACNAYELSIKTNGFGNPREMASAFETTVSLCRKSLALLGQTFALASVFRQEKILEAVGLQEMAPAPTLFPNFDDSTLFGREYIENLKAWLEKSGYPIQMKKAEAESTVQLKKPSPDTKVKIPQRADREMVETIEQLVNSIVSGTLSAKERNAQKNCPEYWFLSDEDSLEYKYYRLKLSEVQRKTSSGKEAGGEGRALEESATESVRAMLYARKVASIKRRLFKRKRTGVTAQRGIRGRKVRRTTTGTQTLLSAGTVLKQQDKHLQGSVQSEPSVSETTTCEKNSSLGPSSSQCGTSSEVPLPSEGRVDSEDLLAPPELFSSLPCQFPDVDAKTMETAEKLAKFVAQVGPEIEQFSIDNSADNPDLWFLQDRNSSAFKFYRMKVYELCPSINFSDVKEANDAGEDAKPEERNVDISEEEEEEEEEEEDNEEEAEFEEDISRPLEEMEQAEEGEDDDFSAGRSVENLAEEMISKTGEEISTGETQLAASSDGAVPNLSTQASAPATGTLFPRKRISSKSLKVGMIPASKRICLIEEPKVHEPVRIAYDRPRGCPVTKKKKKPKDLEFSHKKLTNRNVGFQMLQKMGWQEGHGLGTRGKGIREPVKVGATSAGEGLGVAGEENKEDAFDVFRQRMIQMYRQKRASK, from the exons ATGGCCTCGCGGCGGATCACGCGGGAGACATTCGATGCGGCGGTGCAGGACAAAGTGAAGCGGTACcgcgcggagcggggcggggcggcgcgaGAGGCGATGCGGCGCTTCAAAG CTCATTCAAGGCCAGTCCCGAGACCGAGGTATGAAGACAGCTTTCATGATGATGGGAGATACGACGATGCCCAGCACCATTCACACGATGACTGGACTGAGAACCCTAGAGATGAGTATCCAGGACCTTCTTACAGACCTGCGAGCCCTCTCATAAGGAAAGCTAACTACTACCATGAACAGTTTGGCCACCCGGCGTCTCGTGACCGGGAATACGGGCACCCAGCTGCACGGGACCGGGAGTACGGGCGGCCAGCTTCTCATGGCCGGGAATATGGGCACCCCCTGCCTCGGGACCGGGAGTACGGGGGCCTGGCTTCTCACGATCAGGACTATGGACATCCTGACTCTTGGGAAGCTACCGGACCACACGAAACTGACTTTAGTTCTACAGATATTTTAGGTGATTTTAGATCACCTGGACTCATGGAAGATGAATATGGCAACATGGAAAGTCAGGAGTATGATGTAGACTTCGGAATTCAATCCGACAGTGAGTTCCGACCCCCGATACGGAGGGGCAGCATTGGCAGGGGAAGAGCCCTGCGAGGGAGGCGAATTACAAGGGGCACTATTAAAGCTAAGCTATTCAAAGGAGACATCAAAACCCCTCTAAAGAAATGGAACACTAAAAAACTGCAGCCAGGCCCTGATCAGAAGCCACCTGTGCAACCTGATCAAATGGCAGAAACTGCTGACCGATCCAACCAGAGGCCGGTGGCCATCCAGCACCCCAGTCAGAAGCTGCCTCCACAGCCTAATCAAAGGCCAGCTATGGCAGCCCCGAGGCCTATTCTCAGGCTCCCGAAGCCTGCACACGTTTTTAGAAATCTCAATTTTGAGCTCGTGGACAAGTCTGACATTTTCTCGACGTTTGGGGTACAAATCATAAAATGGGCTGGATTTCACACAATAAAAAACGATGCGGAATTTTCTCGACTCTTTGGAGCTCTCTTTGAGCTGGAGACAGAAACGTGTGCAAAGATGCTTGCTTCGTTCAAATGCTCCTTAAAGCCAGAACACAGAGATTATTGTTTCTTTACTATCAAGAGTTTACAACATGCTGCTTTGAAAACTCCCAAGGTGGACAATGAGTTTTTAAATATGCTGTTGGACAAGGgtgctgtgaaaacaaagaactgcttctttgaaataataaaaccCTTTGATAAATATATAATGAGGCTACAAGACCGCCTGCTAAAGGGTGTCACGCCTCTGCTTATGGCCTGCAATGCTTATGAATTAAGCATTAAGACAAACGGTTTTGGTAACCCCAGAGAAATGGCGAGTGCTTTTGAGACCACTGTTTCTCTTTGTCGTAAGTCTTTAGCACTTCTGGGTCAGACCTTTGCATTAGCATCTGTTTTCAGGCAAGAGAAAATACTGGAAGCTGTAGGGCTACAGGAAATGGCTCCAGCACCAACCCTGTTCCCAAACTTTGATGATTCAACACTGTTTGGCAGAGAATACATTGAGAACTTAAAGGCTTGGTTGGAGAAAAGTGGATATCCAATTCAGATGAAAAAAGCTGAAGCAGAGTCCACGGTGCAGCTTAAAAAACCCTCTCCTGACACAAAAGTTAAAA TCCCACAGCGAGCTGATCGGGAAATGGTAGAAACCATCGAACAGCTCGTGAATAGCATTGTTTCAGGAACCTTGTCTGCCAAAGAGAGAAATGCTCAAAAGAACTGTCCTGAATATTG GTTCTTGTCTGATGAAGACAGTCTAGAATACAAATATTACAGACTGAAGTTGTCAGAGGTGCAAAGAAAGACATCGTCAGGAAAGGAGGCAGGTGGGGAGGGCAGAGCGCTGGAAGAATCTGCCACAGAATCAGTCAGGGCCATGTTGTATGCCAGGAAGGTCGCAAGCATTAAGAGAAGGCtgttcaaaaggaaaaggactGGAGTTACTGCACAGCGTGGAATTCGAGGAAGGAAGGTGAGGAGAACGACCACAGGGACACAGACTTTGCTTTCAGCTGGTACAGTGCTGAAACAGCAAGACAAGCATCTTCAAGGGTCAGTCCAGTCAGAGCCTTCTGTATCAGAAACCACCACGTGTGAGAAGAATTCTTCTCTTGGTCCCTCATCCTCCCAGTGTGGCACCAGCTCAGAGGTCCCTCTGCCATCAGAAGGAAGGGTGGATTCAGAGGATTTACTGGCACCGCCTGAACTTTTCTCATCATTGCCCTGTCAGTTTCCTGATG TGGATGCTAAAACGATGGAGACAGCTGAGAAGCTTGCCAAGTTTGTTGCTCAGGTAGGACCAGAAATTGAGCAGTTCAGCATAGACAACAGTGCGGATAACCCGGACCTTTG GTTTCTACAGGATCGAAACAGTTCTGCTTTCAAGTTCTACCGCATGAAGGTCTATGAGTTATGTCCCTCTATTAACTTCAGTGACGTGAAAGAAGCAAATGATGCTGGGGAAGATGCTAAACCTGAAGAGAGAAATGTGGACAtttcagaggaggaggaagaggaagaagaagaagaggaggacaATGAGGAGGAAGCCGAGTTTGAGGAGGATATTTCCCGACCTTTGGAAGAAATGGAGCAAGCTGAGGAGGGAGAAGATGATGATTTCTCAGCAGGTAGAAGTGTGGAAAACCTTGCTGAAGAGATGATTTCCAAAACAGGAGAGGAAATTTCAACAGGTGAAACACAGCTTGCTGCATCATCTGATGGTGCTGTACCAAATCTGTCAACACAGGCATCAGCTCCTGCCACTGGAACCCTGTTTCCCCGCAAGAGAATCAGCAGCAAGTCTCTGAAAGTTGGTATGATTCCTGCGTCTAAAAGGATATGCCTCATAGAAGAACCAAAAG TTCATGAACCTGTCAGAATTGCTTATGATAGACCTCGTGGCTGCCCTGTTACAAAGAAGAAGAAG AAACCAAAAGATTTagaattttcacacaagaaacTGACAAACAGAAATGTAGGTTTCCAGATGCTTCAGAAGATGGGCTGGCAAGAAGGACATGGCCTGGGTACACGAGGAAAAGGAATCAGAGAGCCTGTGAAAGT GGGTGCTACCTCTGCAGGGGAGGGCTTGGGTGttgcaggggaagaaaataaagaagatgcATTTGATGTTTTCCGTCAAAGAATGATACAAATGTACAGGCAGAAAAGAGCAAGTAAATAG
- the SUGP2 gene encoding SURP and G-patch domain-containing protein 2 isoform X2, with product MASRRITRETFDAAVQDKVKRYRAERGGAAREAMRRFKAHSRPVPRPRYEDSFHDDGRYDDAQHHSHDDWTENPRDEYPGPSYRPASPLIRKANYYHEQFGHPASRDREYGHPAARDREYGRPASHGREYGHPLPRDREYGGLASHDQDYGHPDSWEATGPHETDFSSTDILGDFRSPGLMEDEYGNMESQEYDVDFGIQSDSEFRPPIRRGSIGRGRALRGRRITRGTIKAKLFKGDIKTPLKKWNTKKLQPGPDQKPPVQPDQMAETADRSNQRPVAIQHPSQKLPPQPNQRPAMAAPRPILRLPKPAHVFRNLNFELVDKSDIFSTFGVQIIKWAGFHTIKNDAEFSRLFGALFELETETCAKMLASFKCSLKPEHRDYCFFTIKSLQHAALKTPKVDNEFLNMLLDKGAVKTKNCFFEIIKPFDKYIMRLQDRLLKGVTPLLMACNAYELSIKTNGFGNPREMASAFETTVSLCRKSLALLGQTFALASVFRQEKILEAVGLQEMAPAPTLFPNFDDSTLFGREYIENLKAWLEKSGYPIQMKKAEAESTVQLKKPSPDTKVKIPQRADREMVETIEQLVNSIVSGTLSAKERNAQKNCPEYWFLSDEDSLEYKYYRLKLSEVQRKTSSGKEAGGEGRALEESATESVRAMLYARKVASIKRRLFKRKRTGVTAQRGIRGRKVRRTTTGTQTLLSAGTVLKQQDKHLQGSVQSEPSVSETTTCEKNSSLGPSSSQCGTSSEVPLPSEGRVDSEDLLAPPELFSSLPCQFPDVDAKTMETAEKLAKFVAQVGPEIEQFSIDNSADNPDLWFLQDRNSSAFKFYRMKVYELCPSINFSDVKEANDAGEDAKPEERNVDISEEEEEEEEEEEDNEEEAEFEEDISRPLEEMEQAEEGEDDDFSAGRSVENLAEEMISKTGEEISTGETQLAASSDGAVPNLSTQASAPATGTLFPRKRISSKSLKVGMIPASKRICLIEEPKVHEPVRIAYDRPRGCPVTKKKKKPKDLEFSHKKLTNRNVGFQMLQKMGWQEGHGLGTRGKGIREPVKVYVMGTNGRNLAAVEQAGILVVTISILTLLDVANSVFCFLLDVVFGLSKVERADFTRFCGQAEHSLVWKFGCSLLCTLTSLKLQCERCGVWTLSKDTWVPLLFRRWFCLLYLVGFF from the exons ATGGCCTCGCGGCGGATCACGCGGGAGACATTCGATGCGGCGGTGCAGGACAAAGTGAAGCGGTACcgcgcggagcggggcggggcggcgcgaGAGGCGATGCGGCGCTTCAAAG CTCATTCAAGGCCAGTCCCGAGACCGAGGTATGAAGACAGCTTTCATGATGATGGGAGATACGACGATGCCCAGCACCATTCACACGATGACTGGACTGAGAACCCTAGAGATGAGTATCCAGGACCTTCTTACAGACCTGCGAGCCCTCTCATAAGGAAAGCTAACTACTACCATGAACAGTTTGGCCACCCGGCGTCTCGTGACCGGGAATACGGGCACCCAGCTGCACGGGACCGGGAGTACGGGCGGCCAGCTTCTCATGGCCGGGAATATGGGCACCCCCTGCCTCGGGACCGGGAGTACGGGGGCCTGGCTTCTCACGATCAGGACTATGGACATCCTGACTCTTGGGAAGCTACCGGACCACACGAAACTGACTTTAGTTCTACAGATATTTTAGGTGATTTTAGATCACCTGGACTCATGGAAGATGAATATGGCAACATGGAAAGTCAGGAGTATGATGTAGACTTCGGAATTCAATCCGACAGTGAGTTCCGACCCCCGATACGGAGGGGCAGCATTGGCAGGGGAAGAGCCCTGCGAGGGAGGCGAATTACAAGGGGCACTATTAAAGCTAAGCTATTCAAAGGAGACATCAAAACCCCTCTAAAGAAATGGAACACTAAAAAACTGCAGCCAGGCCCTGATCAGAAGCCACCTGTGCAACCTGATCAAATGGCAGAAACTGCTGACCGATCCAACCAGAGGCCGGTGGCCATCCAGCACCCCAGTCAGAAGCTGCCTCCACAGCCTAATCAAAGGCCAGCTATGGCAGCCCCGAGGCCTATTCTCAGGCTCCCGAAGCCTGCACACGTTTTTAGAAATCTCAATTTTGAGCTCGTGGACAAGTCTGACATTTTCTCGACGTTTGGGGTACAAATCATAAAATGGGCTGGATTTCACACAATAAAAAACGATGCGGAATTTTCTCGACTCTTTGGAGCTCTCTTTGAGCTGGAGACAGAAACGTGTGCAAAGATGCTTGCTTCGTTCAAATGCTCCTTAAAGCCAGAACACAGAGATTATTGTTTCTTTACTATCAAGAGTTTACAACATGCTGCTTTGAAAACTCCCAAGGTGGACAATGAGTTTTTAAATATGCTGTTGGACAAGGgtgctgtgaaaacaaagaactgcttctttgaaataataaaaccCTTTGATAAATATATAATGAGGCTACAAGACCGCCTGCTAAAGGGTGTCACGCCTCTGCTTATGGCCTGCAATGCTTATGAATTAAGCATTAAGACAAACGGTTTTGGTAACCCCAGAGAAATGGCGAGTGCTTTTGAGACCACTGTTTCTCTTTGTCGTAAGTCTTTAGCACTTCTGGGTCAGACCTTTGCATTAGCATCTGTTTTCAGGCAAGAGAAAATACTGGAAGCTGTAGGGCTACAGGAAATGGCTCCAGCACCAACCCTGTTCCCAAACTTTGATGATTCAACACTGTTTGGCAGAGAATACATTGAGAACTTAAAGGCTTGGTTGGAGAAAAGTGGATATCCAATTCAGATGAAAAAAGCTGAAGCAGAGTCCACGGTGCAGCTTAAAAAACCCTCTCCTGACACAAAAGTTAAAA TCCCACAGCGAGCTGATCGGGAAATGGTAGAAACCATCGAACAGCTCGTGAATAGCATTGTTTCAGGAACCTTGTCTGCCAAAGAGAGAAATGCTCAAAAGAACTGTCCTGAATATTG GTTCTTGTCTGATGAAGACAGTCTAGAATACAAATATTACAGACTGAAGTTGTCAGAGGTGCAAAGAAAGACATCGTCAGGAAAGGAGGCAGGTGGGGAGGGCAGAGCGCTGGAAGAATCTGCCACAGAATCAGTCAGGGCCATGTTGTATGCCAGGAAGGTCGCAAGCATTAAGAGAAGGCtgttcaaaaggaaaaggactGGAGTTACTGCACAGCGTGGAATTCGAGGAAGGAAGGTGAGGAGAACGACCACAGGGACACAGACTTTGCTTTCAGCTGGTACAGTGCTGAAACAGCAAGACAAGCATCTTCAAGGGTCAGTCCAGTCAGAGCCTTCTGTATCAGAAACCACCACGTGTGAGAAGAATTCTTCTCTTGGTCCCTCATCCTCCCAGTGTGGCACCAGCTCAGAGGTCCCTCTGCCATCAGAAGGAAGGGTGGATTCAGAGGATTTACTGGCACCGCCTGAACTTTTCTCATCATTGCCCTGTCAGTTTCCTGATG TGGATGCTAAAACGATGGAGACAGCTGAGAAGCTTGCCAAGTTTGTTGCTCAGGTAGGACCAGAAATTGAGCAGTTCAGCATAGACAACAGTGCGGATAACCCGGACCTTTG GTTTCTACAGGATCGAAACAGTTCTGCTTTCAAGTTCTACCGCATGAAGGTCTATGAGTTATGTCCCTCTATTAACTTCAGTGACGTGAAAGAAGCAAATGATGCTGGGGAAGATGCTAAACCTGAAGAGAGAAATGTGGACAtttcagaggaggaggaagaggaagaagaagaagaggaggacaATGAGGAGGAAGCCGAGTTTGAGGAGGATATTTCCCGACCTTTGGAAGAAATGGAGCAAGCTGAGGAGGGAGAAGATGATGATTTCTCAGCAGGTAGAAGTGTGGAAAACCTTGCTGAAGAGATGATTTCCAAAACAGGAGAGGAAATTTCAACAGGTGAAACACAGCTTGCTGCATCATCTGATGGTGCTGTACCAAATCTGTCAACACAGGCATCAGCTCCTGCCACTGGAACCCTGTTTCCCCGCAAGAGAATCAGCAGCAAGTCTCTGAAAGTTGGTATGATTCCTGCGTCTAAAAGGATATGCCTCATAGAAGAACCAAAAG TTCATGAACCTGTCAGAATTGCTTATGATAGACCTCGTGGCTGCCCTGTTACAAAGAAGAAGAAG AAACCAAAAGATTTagaattttcacacaagaaacTGACAAACAGAAATGTAGGTTTCCAGATGCTTCAGAAGATGGGCTGGCAAGAAGGACATGGCCTGGGTACACGAGGAAAAGGAATCAGAGAGCCTGTGAAAGTGTATGTAATGGGAACAAACGGCAGAAATCTGGCAGCTGTGGAACAGGCTGGGATCCTAGTAGTAACTATTTCTATCTTAACCCTCCTTGATGTGGCCAATTCcgtgttttgtttccttcttgaTGTGGTCTTTGGCCTCAGCAAAGTAGAGCGTGCAGACTTCACGCGTTTTTGTGGCCAGGCTGAGCACAGTCTGGTCTGGAAGTTTGGCTGTTCCTTGCTGTGCACTTTGACATCACTGAAGTTGCAGTGCGAACGCTGCGGTGTGTGGACGCTTTCAAAAGATACCTGGGTTCCCCTATTATTCAGGAGATGGTTTTGTTTGCTATAtttagttggttttttttaa
- the ARMC6 gene encoding armadillo repeat-containing protein 6 isoform X1, whose amino-acid sequence MAVACACAPGAPGSFFAPQFLARQSAAMGSKHIAQETFDEAVQENIAEFEMDPEEAVREAVQQFESQGVDLSNIIKAVQQPASENGQKHEVLLTLDSLGRCVADSDLTEMAEQLVVFTDQCKEQLAFRYLAGQNGAYPVVFSACQLASGDRNLMLKAFNTLSAILDGQPDLLDSAGQDLLLQTLREYKEDAEMTLAGIRCIRHACLKHEQNRQDFVKGGVLPLLTGAIVLHGDSADVVRTASSALRIMTFDDDIRVPFGHAHDHAKMIVLENDGLRVLIEAAKAFTDNCSVLSELCATLSRLSVRNEFCQEIVDLGGLNFMVSLLADSIDHPDVVKQVLSAIRAIAGNDDVKDAIVTAGGTDLIVLAISHHLANPQICEQGCAALCVLALRKPENCNVIMEGGGALAALQAMKAHPREVAVQKQACMLIRNLVSRSRDYSQPILEMGAEDLITEARATHKDCDDVAKAALRDLGCKVELRELWTGQKGSLAQ is encoded by the exons ATGGCGGTAGCGTGCGCATGCGCACCCGGAGCACCCGGGAGCTTTTTCGCTCCACAGTTCCTCGCCCGGCAGAG CGCTGCCATGGGCTCCAAACACATCGCGCAGGAAACGTTCGATGAGGCCGTGCAGGAAAACATCGCGGAGTTCGAGATGGATCCCGAGGAGGCCGTGAGGGAGGCGGTGCAGCAGTTCGAGTCCCAAG gtgTTGATTTAAGCAATATTATCAAAGCTGTGCAGCAGCCGGCCTCTGAAAATGGGCAAAAGCATGAAGTTCTGCTG actTTAGATTCCCTTGGGAGATGTGTTGCTGACTCTGATCTCACTGAAATGGCTGAGCAGCTGGTGGTCTTCACTGACCAGTGCAAAGAACAGCTGGCTTTCCGTTACCTGGCAGGACAGAATGGTGCCTATCCTGTGGTATTCTCTGCCTGCCAGTTGGCCTCAGGAGACAGGAATTTAATGCTGAAAGCCTTTAATACTCTGTCCGCCATCTTGGATGGGCAGCCAGACCTACTTGACTCCGCCGGCCAGGATCTGCTGCTACAAACTCTGAGAGAATATAAAGAGGATGCTGAAATGACGCTGGCTGGGATCCGATGCATTCGGCACGCCTGTCTGAAACACGAGCAGAACAGGCAGGACTTTGTGAAGGGTGGCGTTCTGCCGCTGCTGACCGGAGCCATCGTCCTGCACGGGGACAGCGCTGACGTCGTCCGAACGGCCTCGTCTGCTCTCAGGATCATGACGTTTGATGATGACATCCGTGTGCCCTTTGGCCATGCTCACGATCACGCCAAGATGATCGTGTTGGAAAATGATGGCTTACGAGTTCTCATCGAAGCTGCAAAAG CATTCACAGATAACTGCAGTGTTCTCAGTGAACTGTGTGCCACCCTTTCTCGCCTCTCTGTCAGGAATGAATTCTGCCAAGAAATTGTGGACCTTGGGGGCTTAAATTTTATGGTCTCTCTCCTGGCTGACAGCATTGATCATCCA GATGTGGTGAAGCAGGTGCTGAGTGCCATCCGAGCCATTGCAGGAAATGACGATGTGAAAGATGCCATAGTTACTGCTGGTGGAACCGACCTGATTGTGCTCGCCATAAGCCATCACCTTGCCAACCCTCAG ATCTGTGAGCAGGGTTGTGCAGCACTGTGCGTGTTGGCGCTGCGCAAACCTGAGAACTGTAACGTCATCATGGAAGGTGGAGGGGCACTGGCAGCTCTTCAGGCTATGAAAGCACACCCACGAGAAGTGGCTGTACAG AAACAGGCCTGCATGCTGATCCGCAACCTGGTTTCCCGGAGCCGAGACTATTCTCAGCCCATCTTAGAGATGGGAGCTGAGGACCTGATAACAGAAGCTCGTGCGACGCACAAGGACTGCGATGATGTGGCCAAAGCTGCACTGCGAGACCTGGGCTGCAAAGTGGagctcagagagctgtggaCAGGCCAGAAGGGGAGCCTGGCACAGTGA
- the ARMC6 gene encoding armadillo repeat-containing protein 6 isoform X2 produces MGSKHIAQETFDEAVQENIAEFEMDPEEAVREAVQQFESQGVDLSNIIKAVQQPASENGQKHEVLLTLDSLGRCVADSDLTEMAEQLVVFTDQCKEQLAFRYLAGQNGAYPVVFSACQLASGDRNLMLKAFNTLSAILDGQPDLLDSAGQDLLLQTLREYKEDAEMTLAGIRCIRHACLKHEQNRQDFVKGGVLPLLTGAIVLHGDSADVVRTASSALRIMTFDDDIRVPFGHAHDHAKMIVLENDGLRVLIEAAKAFTDNCSVLSELCATLSRLSVRNEFCQEIVDLGGLNFMVSLLADSIDHPDVVKQVLSAIRAIAGNDDVKDAIVTAGGTDLIVLAISHHLANPQICEQGCAALCVLALRKPENCNVIMEGGGALAALQAMKAHPREVAVQKQACMLIRNLVSRSRDYSQPILEMGAEDLITEARATHKDCDDVAKAALRDLGCKVELRELWTGQKGSLAQ; encoded by the exons ATGGGCTCCAAACACATCGCGCAGGAAACGTTCGATGAGGCCGTGCAGGAAAACATCGCGGAGTTCGAGATGGATCCCGAGGAGGCCGTGAGGGAGGCGGTGCAGCAGTTCGAGTCCCAAG gtgTTGATTTAAGCAATATTATCAAAGCTGTGCAGCAGCCGGCCTCTGAAAATGGGCAAAAGCATGAAGTTCTGCTG actTTAGATTCCCTTGGGAGATGTGTTGCTGACTCTGATCTCACTGAAATGGCTGAGCAGCTGGTGGTCTTCACTGACCAGTGCAAAGAACAGCTGGCTTTCCGTTACCTGGCAGGACAGAATGGTGCCTATCCTGTGGTATTCTCTGCCTGCCAGTTGGCCTCAGGAGACAGGAATTTAATGCTGAAAGCCTTTAATACTCTGTCCGCCATCTTGGATGGGCAGCCAGACCTACTTGACTCCGCCGGCCAGGATCTGCTGCTACAAACTCTGAGAGAATATAAAGAGGATGCTGAAATGACGCTGGCTGGGATCCGATGCATTCGGCACGCCTGTCTGAAACACGAGCAGAACAGGCAGGACTTTGTGAAGGGTGGCGTTCTGCCGCTGCTGACCGGAGCCATCGTCCTGCACGGGGACAGCGCTGACGTCGTCCGAACGGCCTCGTCTGCTCTCAGGATCATGACGTTTGATGATGACATCCGTGTGCCCTTTGGCCATGCTCACGATCACGCCAAGATGATCGTGTTGGAAAATGATGGCTTACGAGTTCTCATCGAAGCTGCAAAAG CATTCACAGATAACTGCAGTGTTCTCAGTGAACTGTGTGCCACCCTTTCTCGCCTCTCTGTCAGGAATGAATTCTGCCAAGAAATTGTGGACCTTGGGGGCTTAAATTTTATGGTCTCTCTCCTGGCTGACAGCATTGATCATCCA GATGTGGTGAAGCAGGTGCTGAGTGCCATCCGAGCCATTGCAGGAAATGACGATGTGAAAGATGCCATAGTTACTGCTGGTGGAACCGACCTGATTGTGCTCGCCATAAGCCATCACCTTGCCAACCCTCAG ATCTGTGAGCAGGGTTGTGCAGCACTGTGCGTGTTGGCGCTGCGCAAACCTGAGAACTGTAACGTCATCATGGAAGGTGGAGGGGCACTGGCAGCTCTTCAGGCTATGAAAGCACACCCACGAGAAGTGGCTGTACAG AAACAGGCCTGCATGCTGATCCGCAACCTGGTTTCCCGGAGCCGAGACTATTCTCAGCCCATCTTAGAGATGGGAGCTGAGGACCTGATAACAGAAGCTCGTGCGACGCACAAGGACTGCGATGATGTGGCCAAAGCTGCACTGCGAGACCTGGGCTGCAAAGTGGagctcagagagctgtggaCAGGCCAGAAGGGGAGCCTGGCACAGTGA